The genomic stretch GGTCGCCGATGACGTGCTCGGACCGAACGGGCTCGCGTTTTCGCCGGACGAGTCCGTGCTGTACGTGGTTGAATCGCGAGGCGAGCCGCGCAAGATTCGCGCGTTCGATGTCGGCGGCAATGGCAGCGCGCTCTCGAACAACCGCGTGCTGATCGACGCCGGGCCGGGCACGCCGGACGGCTTTCGCGTCGATATCCACGGCAATCTGTGGTGCGGCTGGGGCATGGGCCACGATGATCTCGACGGTGTGCGCGTGTTCACGCCGCAAGGCGAGTTGATCGGCCACATCGCCTTGCCGGAGCGCTGCGCGAACGTCTGTTTCGGCGGGCGGCATCGCAACCGGCTGTTCATGGCGGCAAGCCATGGGTTGTATTCGCTTTATGTGAACACGCAGGGGATGCAGGGCGGGTGAACACCCAGTCGAGTTTGAAGTTGCCTAACAACTGCTAATTCAAGTCGCCATCCGGCCTCGGGTTTGCCCTTGGTTAGACCAAAAAAATCATTGAAAGATAAAGACTTGCGGCATAAGTAGCGGATTTTCCGAGCAGCACCGTACGACCATTAATTTGCTTGACATCGGCAGTTGGGCTTCGCTATGTTGCATTGATAGAAAGACACCGCCAGCACCGCATTCGACCGGCGGACTTCCATACGAAGAAGCGAGGAGACGCAATGACTGTTTCTGGCAGATTGGCGCTCAGGCTGGTGTCCGTATATCTCGCGGCGAGCGCCGCCTTTGCATCCGCAGCGCACGCGGCCGATCCGGTAACGCTCAACATCGTCGACGTGGCCGGCGATCTTCAGCTCACGCAAAAGGGCTTCGAGGCGTTCAAGGCGAAGTATCCAAACCTTATCGCCAACTTCACGTTCACGAACGCGCCGGCGCCGCAACTGCCCGGCAAGATCAAGGCGATGCAGGCCGCGGGCCGCTCCGACATCGACCTCGTGCTGACCGGCACCGACGCATTAGCCGCCGGCATCGAACAGAACCTGTGGATGAAGTTGCTTCCCGGCAATGCGGCGGCATTCCCCGGTGTGCTCGACAGATACGCGCCGGGTCCGCGCAAGATGCAGGATCTCGCGCAAGGCTTCGGCCTCGAAGTCGCGTATATGCCGGCCGGCCCGCTGATCGAATACAACCCCGCCAAAGTCAGCGATCCGCCAAAGACGCCCGAGCAATTGCTGCAATGGTGCAAGGCGCATCCGGACAAGCTGATCTACGCACGCCCGGCGAATTCGGGTCCGGGCCGCACGTTCCTGATGGGGCTGCCGTACGTGCTCGGCGATAAAGATCCGCAAGACCCGATTCACGGTTGGGACAAGACGTGGGCTTTCCTCAAGCAACTGAACGATTGCATTCCTTACTATCCGGGTGGCACCTCGGCGGTGATGAAAGAACTCGGCGAGGGCACGCGCGACATGACCGTGACGGTGACCGGCTGGGACATCAATCCGCGCGCGCTCGGCATCGTGCCGGAGGAATTCCGCGTACAGGCATTCGACAACATGACGTGGGTGAACGACGCGCACTACATGGTGATTCCAAAGGGCGTGCCAAAGGAAAAGCTCGACGTGCTCTACAAGCTGATGAACTTCATGCTCGAACCGGCACAGCAGGCGATGACCTATGACGATGGTTACTTCTATCCCGGTCCCGCGATCAAGGGCGTGAGCGTCGAACAGGCGCCGGCGCACAGCCAGGATGTGCTGAAGAAGTACGGGCGGCCCGAGTACGCGAAGCTGCTGGCCGAGCGTCCGCATGTATTGCCGCTGAACGCCACTGCGATGGTCGCGGCTTTCAGGAAGTGGGACAGCGAGGTCGGCGCGCAGAAGACCAAGTAGTCGGCCACGTAGTCCGATGAGGCTGTCGCGATTCGCGCGCTATCCGTATCAGGAAACCGCCATGAACCATCACTTTGAGCAGTTGCGGCTCGACTCGGTGAGCCGCAGTTTCACGAATGCGGAAGGCCATGCGATCGCGGCGTTGCAAGGGCTCGACCTGAACATCCGGCGCGGCGAGTTCATCGCGTTGCTGGGACCGTCGGGCTGCGGCAAATCGACGGCACTCAATTGCATCGCCGGTTTGCAGCCGTTAAGCGGCGGCGGCATCTGGCTCGACGACAAACGCATCGACGTGCTGCCGCCGGAAAAGCGCGGTTTCGGCATGGTGTTCCAGAACTATGCGCTGTTTCCGCACATGACGGTGCTCGACAACGTCGGCTTCGGTTTGAAGATGCGCGGGGTCGGCAGGAGCGAAGCCGTGCGGCGTGTGCGTGAGGCGTTGCAGCTCGTACAACTGGTCGGTCATGAACGCAAGCTGCCCGGACAACTTTCGGGTGGTCAGCAGCAGCGTGTCGCGATCGCGCGGGCTATCGTGATCGAACCGCCGCTGATCCTGATGGACGAACCGCTGTCGAATCTCGATACGAAACTGCGCATCGAAATGCGCGCCGAGATTCGCCGCATCCATAGCCAGCTTGAACGCGCGACCCTCTACGTGACGCACGATCAGGACGAAGCGTTGTCGATGGCGGACCGCATCGTCGTGATGAAAGAGGGCGTGGTGCAGCAGATCGCGACGCCGAAAGAGGTCTATACGCGGCCCCAGAACTTGCATGTCGCACGCTTCATGGGTTATCGCAATGTCGTCGAATTCACGCTCGAAGGCATGCAGGGCGAAGGCGTTGTGGTAAGCGCGAACGGCGTGCGTCTGATCGGCACCCCGATGGCCGGTTTCAACAGCAAGCGCGTGAGCGTCGCGCTGCGTCCCGAGGATATGGAACGTGCCGGGCCGGGCGCGGAAAACGCGTTCGACGCGTTGGTGACCACGGTCGAATACGGCGGGCACGATTCGCTATTGCGCGTGAAGACGGCATTCGGCGAGTTGTGGGCGCGTATCGCGGGCGAGTTCGCCCAAGGCGAGCGAATCAGCTTGCGCGTGGCGCCGTCATGCACGCTCGTCTATGACGAAGACGCGCCATGAACACGGGCACGCTGTCGCCTCCACTTGCTCCGCGCGACACCAAAGCGTGGCTCGTCGCGCCAGCTTTGATCTTCATCGTCGCGTTGTTCATCTATCCGTTTGCGTATGGTCTGGTGCTGTCGTTCCGGCCGATGAACGGCGGTGGCCTGTGGGCCAACTATCTGACGTTCTTCACCGATACGTCGATGTGGCCGACCATCATCGTCACGTTGAAGCTCGCGGTGCCCGCGACGCTCATCAATGTCGGCGTGTCGGTCCCGGTGGCGTTCGCGCTGCGCCGCAGTTCGCCCTATCAGAAGTTCGTCACGACGCTGCTGGTGATTCCGGTCACGCTCGGCACCGTGCTGATCGCCGACGGCATGCTCACGTACTTCGGTCCGAACGGCTGGTTTCCGCAGGCCTTGCAGGGCCTGCATCTCTATTCGGATGAAGTGCGTCTCACGCATAACTTCTGGGGCGTGCTGATCTCGCTGATCGTGTCGGGCTTTCCGTTTGCGTTTCTGTTGACGCTGTCGTACGTAACGGGCATCGATCCGACGCTGGCAAGCGCCGCGGCAACATTGGGCGCGAGTCCGTGGCAGCAGTTTCGCCGCATCTATCTGCCGCTGCTGGTGCCGGGTTTGACGATGGCCGCGTGCCTGTCGTTCGTGCAGGCATTCTCGGTGTTTCCATCGGCGGTGCTGCTCGGTGCGCCCGCCGGCCCGACGCGCGTGATGTCGATCGCCGCGGCTGAAGCCGCGTTCGAGAGCTACGACTATTCGCTTGCGTCCGCGATCGCGATGGTGATGGGCTTCGTGCAATTGGTGGTGGTCGCCGCGATGCTCGGCGCGCGCCGCTTTTTCTACAGCGGCCCGGTGACGGGAGGCAAAGGCTGATGGCAACCGATCACCATGCGACACATCCTTCGTGGGCCGCGTCATCATCAAACGGCGACGACGGCGCCCGGCAACCCAGCAAGCGCATCAAACAACGCGGCAGTTTGCCGGGCCGCGCGTGGCAGGTGCTGGTGTGGGGCGCGATGGTGTTTTTCCTCGTCAACGTGGTGCTGCTGATCGCGACGGTCGCGGTCAACTCGGTGGCGACGCGCTGGTTCGGCACCTTGTTGCCGCAAGGCTTCACGCTGCATTGGTATGCGCAGGCGTGGCGCGACTTCCAGTTGGCGAGCGTGTTGTGGGTCACCGTTGAAGTGGTCGGCGCGGTGGTGCTGTTGTCGGTCCTGCTCGGCGTACCTGCGGCCTATGCGCTTGCGCGCGTGCAATTTCCGGGCAAGCGCATGGCAATGCTGATTTTCCTGCTGCCGTTGATGGTGCCGCCCGTCACCTACGGCATTCCAATGGCGACCGTGATGTACAAGATCGGTCTGGCGGGCACCCTCGGCGGCGTGATTCTCGCGAATCTCGTGCCCGCACTGCCGTTCGTCATTCTGGTGATGACACCGTTCATTGAACAGATCGATCCGAATCTCGAAGCGGCGGCGCGCATTTTCGGCGCCAACACCTTCCGCTATTTCCGCTACGTGCTGCTGCCTTTGCTGGTGCCCGGCATGCTGGCGGCCGGCCTGCTCGTGCTGGTGCGCACCATCGGCCTGTTCGAGCTGACATTTTTTACTGCCGGCCCCGCGACGCAAACATTGGTGGTCGCGTTGTACTACGCTGTATTTTCAACCGGCGTGCGCGCACCGCAGTCGATCGACGCGATGGCGATGGTCTACATGGCGATCACGCTGATCTGGGTGCTGATCGCGCTGCAATTCGTCAGCCCGACGCAGATCGTGTCGCGTGTGAAGGAACAGAAGCGCTGACGAAAAATGAAAGGACATGGTGGAGCAGACGTTGACGAAGAGAAAAACGCCAGAAGAGTTGCGCAGCCATCGCTGGTATGGGGTGAACGATATGCGTTCGTTCGGCCATCGCTCGCGTACCGCGCAAATGGGCTATAGCCGCGAGGAATATGCGGGTAAGCCGGTGATCGCGATCCTCAACACGTGGAGCGAGATCAATTCTTGCCACACGCATTTCAGGCAGCGTGTCGAGGAAGTGAAGCGCGGCATCTGGCAGGCCGGCGGCTTTCCGGTCGAGCTGCCGGTGCAGACACTCGCCGAGCCGTTCCAGAAGCCCACCACGATGCTCTACCGCAACTTCCTCGCGATGGAAGCCGAGGAGACGCTGCGTTCGTATCCTGCCGATGGCGCAGTGCTGATGGGCGGTTGCGACAAGACCACGCCCGCCTTGCTGATGGGTGCGATCTCGATGGATCTGCCGGCCATCTTCCTGCCCGCCGGGCCGATGCTGCGCGGTAACTGGAACGGCGCGACGCTCGGTTCCGGATCGGACACCTGGAAGTACTGGGCCGATCTGCGCGCGGGCAAGATCACCGAGGAAGACTGGCAAGGCGTCGAAGGCGGCATTGCGCGCTCGCCCGGCCACTGCATGACGATGGGCACCGCGTCGACGATGACGAGTGCCGCCGAAGCGCTCGGCTTCACGCTGCCCGGCTTCGCGTCGATTCCCGCGGTGGATTCGCGGCATGCGCAGATGGCGGCGAAAACCGGCATGCGGATTGTCGAGATGGTATGGGAGGACCTGAAGCCATCGGACCTGATCACCGCCGGTTCGATCGACAACGCGGTGACCACCTGCCTCGCGCTATCCGGCTCGACCAACGCGATCGTCCACATGATCGCACTCGCGCGCCGCGCGGGAGTCGATCTGACGCTCGATCGCTACGACGAGCTCGCGCGCCGCACACCGGTGCTCGCGAACATCCGTCCGACCGGCGCGTACCTGATGGAAGACTTTTTCTACGCAGGCGGTTTGCCGGCGATGCTCGCCGAACTGGGCGACCTGATCGACCGCTCGCAGAAAACCGTCAATGGCCGAACGCTCGGCGAAAACCTCGAAGGCGCGAAGATTTTCAACGACGACGTGATTCGCCGGCGCAGCGCACCGCTGCTGCCGGATAACGGCCTCGCGGTGCTCCACGGCAACATCGCGCCCGACGGCGCCGTCATCAAACCGGGCGCCGCCGAGCCCAGGCTGCTGGTGCACACCGGGCGCGCGGTGGTGTTCAAGGATTACAACGACATGGCCGCACGCATCGACGACGACGCGCTCGACATCGACGAAAACAGCGTGATCGTGCTCCAGCACGCCGGGCCGGTGGGGGCTCCGGGCATGCCCGAATGGGGGCAACTACCGATCCCGCGGAAATTGCTGCAAAAAGGCGTACGCGATATGTTGCGCATATCGGATGCACGGATGAGCGGGACGAGTTACGGCGCCTGCGTGTTGCACGTCGCGCCGGAGTCGTTCATCGGCGGGCCGTTTGCGTTGGTGCGGAACGGCGACCTGATCGAACTCGACGTGCCGCGACGCAAGCTCAATCTGCTGATATCCGACGACGAACTGGCGCGCCGCAAGGCCGCCTGGGTCGAGCCCGCGCCGCGCTTTACACGTGGCTACGGGGCGCTGCATCAGGTACATGTGATGCAGGCGAATAAAGGATGCGACTTCGATTTCTTGCAGCGCGGCGGCGCGAACGCGGAGGCGGACGCAGCCGGCGAGCCGGAGATTCACTGAGTTTGCCGAGGGCCGTCGAGAGCAGTCGAGAGCCATGAAAGGGCCATAGAGCCACTACACGCTGAGAGGGGGCGCGATGCGGCTGGGCCGCATCGCGTGACCTAAGCCTGAGCCTGGGGCTGCACCTGCGCCTCGTGACCGAGGCCGTTCAAAACCGCAATCGGTGACCCAATCAATAACCCACGCGATATACGCGGCCCGTTTGCGCGCCTTCGACGCTGCGCACGTAGGCCAATGCGGCGCGCTGAGCCGTCACGGGCTCGAAGCCACGGAAGTAGGGTGCAAAAGCGTCGAGCGATTCGGTCAGCACCGTCGGGCTCACCACATTGATGCGGATGCCGCGCGGCAGTTCGATCGCGGCGGCCCGCACGAAACCTTCCAATGCCAGATTCACCGTGGTTGCATTCGCGCCTTCGCGAATCGGCTCGTCGCCGACGATGCCGCTCGTCAGCGTAAACGAGCCGCCGTCATTCACGTATTGCTGGGCGGCCAGCACCACGTTGATCTGGCCCATCAGCTTGTCGCGCAGTCCAACCCAGAACTGTTCGATGCTCATCTCCGGCAGCGGGCCGAAATGCAGCTTGCCGGTGGCCGTCACAACGCCGTCCACTTTGCCGATCTCGCGAAAGAGCCGCTCGATGCTCGCCGGGTCGGTGCTGTCGACGCGATACTGGCCGCGCGTCGCGCCCACTTCGATGACTTCATGGCGCGCCTTCAATTCCGCTGTCACTGCCTGGCCGAGGGTGCCGGTTGCGCCGATCACCACGATTTTTTTCATCTGCTGCTCCGTTGAGGGTTAAATGTGCAGGCCATTGTGTCGGCATTGGATGAGTGGAAAAAGCCACTATGGCGTGCAGGTCCTGCAACCAGGGGTTTCTAATCCAGACACAAAGCGCACACCGCCATTCAAACGGTATGCGCTTAATAGATCCTTTATTAATAGGTGTCTGCGGCCAGATTCAAACGTCTGAGTAAGCCACGTGCAAAGCGGGAACGATTTATGTCGCCCGATGTAATTCAATCACGCGCGTGGGCCGGAGATGATTCAGGGCGTAATGGCTGCGGCCGCGTTCGCTGTGGCTGCCGACCGGGAGCGGGTCGTCGAACTGATGATCGGCTGAATGTGCCGCTTGCGGTTCGATCATGCCTTTGTCGATCACCGTGTAGCCCGGTTCGAGCGCCAGCAGCAGATGATTGCCTCCGACGCGGCTGTCGAAGCCGGCCATGCCGTCGTGCGACTCCGGCACGCTGTTGCAGAGGGTCGCATTGCTGGTGATGATCTCGTCGACGGCAATCGGGCTGTGGCTCGCGATTCGTGCAGCCTCGCGGTTTTTGCCGTCGGTGTCGACGGTGCTGTCGTGCGTGCGATCGTTGTGCAGTTCCGCCGTGCTCGGGCGAGCGGCGCCCGGAAGCCTGGCCGCGTCTGCTCGCTTGTTGATATCGGTGCTGTTCATCATGTTTTCTCCGGTGAAGAGGACATGGTTGAAGTACAGCAAAACCCGTTCCGTAAAGCGCGACGCCTGTGCGCGTCCGAGTTGCGCCGCGACTGCGTCGCGGCCTAGGCGGAAGGGGGCTTTCACCTGGCGATTGCGCCCGAGATTCTTTTCGTTTTTTTTAATGGACGCTTATTTTCTACAGAGTATGATCTTACTCCGGCGAGCGGAGCGCAGTTAAATCGACGACATTTGCCTGGCTGTTTCGGCATGGCGGGCATGGAACGGCGGCGCGCTAACTCAAAACATTTTACGGGGCCGTCAGGGCGGGTGACACATGCATTTCGATGCTGCATTCACACATCGCGGCTACTTGCTGAATTGCGCGCCGGCGCGCGCGGGCGATGGCAGTTGGCAACCTTATGTGGTCATTTCTCGCTCGAGCGACGGCGAGCTGGTCGCCAACCGTTTTTTCCCCACCGATCTGCGCTTTCCCGACGAAGCAGCCGCCATCGCGCACGCGCGCGACTGGGCGGTGCGCTGGATTGACGCGAGCAGCGTCACCATCTGAATCGCATCCGGCGGCGGCGGGCTGCGGAAAAACGCGGTAATCTCTCAGGACAATCACTCTGAACCGTGCCCACGGCACGGCGCCGTCCTTTCATGCCTAACGTGCCTTCCCCCAACTGGGGTCTCGAACAGATCGTCGCGGACCTGCGTGCGTCGCGCGAAGAATTGCATCGCACGCG from Paraburkholderia sp. IMGN_8 encodes the following:
- a CDS encoding extracellular solute-binding protein, producing MTVSGRLALRLVSVYLAASAAFASAAHAADPVTLNIVDVAGDLQLTQKGFEAFKAKYPNLIANFTFTNAPAPQLPGKIKAMQAAGRSDIDLVLTGTDALAAGIEQNLWMKLLPGNAAAFPGVLDRYAPGPRKMQDLAQGFGLEVAYMPAGPLIEYNPAKVSDPPKTPEQLLQWCKAHPDKLIYARPANSGPGRTFLMGLPYVLGDKDPQDPIHGWDKTWAFLKQLNDCIPYYPGGTSAVMKELGEGTRDMTVTVTGWDINPRALGIVPEEFRVQAFDNMTWVNDAHYMVIPKGVPKEKLDVLYKLMNFMLEPAQQAMTYDDGYFYPGPAIKGVSVEQAPAHSQDVLKKYGRPEYAKLLAERPHVLPLNATAMVAAFRKWDSEVGAQKTK
- a CDS encoding ABC transporter ATP-binding protein; translation: MNHHFEQLRLDSVSRSFTNAEGHAIAALQGLDLNIRRGEFIALLGPSGCGKSTALNCIAGLQPLSGGGIWLDDKRIDVLPPEKRGFGMVFQNYALFPHMTVLDNVGFGLKMRGVGRSEAVRRVREALQLVQLVGHERKLPGQLSGGQQQRVAIARAIVIEPPLILMDEPLSNLDTKLRIEMRAEIRRIHSQLERATLYVTHDQDEALSMADRIVVMKEGVVQQIATPKEVYTRPQNLHVARFMGYRNVVEFTLEGMQGEGVVVSANGVRLIGTPMAGFNSKRVSVALRPEDMERAGPGAENAFDALVTTVEYGGHDSLLRVKTAFGELWARIAGEFAQGERISLRVAPSCTLVYDEDAP
- a CDS encoding sugar ABC transporter permease, with the protein product MNTGTLSPPLAPRDTKAWLVAPALIFIVALFIYPFAYGLVLSFRPMNGGGLWANYLTFFTDTSMWPTIIVTLKLAVPATLINVGVSVPVAFALRRSSPYQKFVTTLLVIPVTLGTVLIADGMLTYFGPNGWFPQALQGLHLYSDEVRLTHNFWGVLISLIVSGFPFAFLLTLSYVTGIDPTLASAAATLGASPWQQFRRIYLPLLVPGLTMAACLSFVQAFSVFPSAVLLGAPAGPTRVMSIAAAEAAFESYDYSLASAIAMVMGFVQLVVVAAMLGARRFFYSGPVTGGKG
- a CDS encoding ABC transporter permease gives rise to the protein MATDHHATHPSWAASSSNGDDGARQPSKRIKQRGSLPGRAWQVLVWGAMVFFLVNVVLLIATVAVNSVATRWFGTLLPQGFTLHWYAQAWRDFQLASVLWVTVEVVGAVVLLSVLLGVPAAYALARVQFPGKRMAMLIFLLPLMVPPVTYGIPMATVMYKIGLAGTLGGVILANLVPALPFVILVMTPFIEQIDPNLEAAARIFGANTFRYFRYVLLPLLVPGMLAAGLLVLVRTIGLFELTFFTAGPATQTLVVALYYAVFSTGVRAPQSIDAMAMVYMAITLIWVLIALQFVSPTQIVSRVKEQKR
- the araD gene encoding L-arabinonate dehydratase — translated: MVEQTLTKRKTPEELRSHRWYGVNDMRSFGHRSRTAQMGYSREEYAGKPVIAILNTWSEINSCHTHFRQRVEEVKRGIWQAGGFPVELPVQTLAEPFQKPTTMLYRNFLAMEAEETLRSYPADGAVLMGGCDKTTPALLMGAISMDLPAIFLPAGPMLRGNWNGATLGSGSDTWKYWADLRAGKITEEDWQGVEGGIARSPGHCMTMGTASTMTSAAEALGFTLPGFASIPAVDSRHAQMAAKTGMRIVEMVWEDLKPSDLITAGSIDNAVTTCLALSGSTNAIVHMIALARRAGVDLTLDRYDELARRTPVLANIRPTGAYLMEDFFYAGGLPAMLAELGDLIDRSQKTVNGRTLGENLEGAKIFNDDVIRRRSAPLLPDNGLAVLHGNIAPDGAVIKPGAAEPRLLVHTGRAVVFKDYNDMAARIDDDALDIDENSVIVLQHAGPVGAPGMPEWGQLPIPRKLLQKGVRDMLRISDARMSGTSYGACVLHVAPESFIGGPFALVRNGDLIELDVPRRKLNLLISDDELARRKAAWVEPAPRFTRGYGALHQVHVMQANKGCDFDFLQRGGANAEADAAGEPEIH
- a CDS encoding short chain dehydrogenase — protein: MKKIVVIGATGTLGQAVTAELKARHEVIEVGATRGQYRVDSTDPASIERLFREIGKVDGVVTATGKLHFGPLPEMSIEQFWVGLRDKLMGQINVVLAAQQYVNDGGSFTLTSGIVGDEPIREGANATTVNLALEGFVRAAAIELPRGIRINVVSPTVLTESLDAFAPYFRGFEPVTAQRAALAYVRSVEGAQTGRVYRVGY
- a CDS encoding DUF3005 domain-containing protein, whose protein sequence is MNSTDINKRADAARLPGAARPSTAELHNDRTHDSTVDTDGKNREAARIASHSPIAVDEIITSNATLCNSVPESHDGMAGFDSRVGGNHLLLALEPGYTVIDKGMIEPQAAHSADHQFDDPLPVGSHSERGRSHYALNHLRPTRVIELHRAT